A region from the Peromyscus maniculatus bairdii isolate BWxNUB_F1_BW_parent chromosome 5, HU_Pman_BW_mat_3.1, whole genome shotgun sequence genome encodes:
- the Hsd11b2 gene encoding 11-beta-hydroxysteroid dehydrogenase type 2, with the protein MERWPWPSGGAWLLVAARALLQLLRSDLRLGRPLLAALALLAALDWLCQRLLPPPAALVVLAAAGWIALSRLARPPRLPVATRAVLITGCDTGFGKETAKKLDAMGFTVLATVLDLDSPGALELRACCSPRLKLLELDLTKPEDISRVLEFTKAHTTGTGLWGLVNNAGLNSVVADVELSPVTTFRNCMEVNFFGALELTKGLLPLLRHSRGRIVTIGSPAGDMPYPCLAAYGASKAAVALLMDTFGCELLPWGIKVSIIQPGCFKTESVTNVNLWEKRKQLLLANLPGELLQAYGEDYIEHLHGQFLHSLRMAVPDLSPVVDAIIDALLAAQPRRRYYPGRGLMLMYFIHHYLPESLRRRFLQNFFISHRLPRALRSGQPGPAPA; encoded by the exons ATGGAGCGCTGGCCTTGGCCGTCGGGCGGCGCCTGGCTGCTAGTGGCGGCCCGCgcgctgctgcagctgctgcgcTCAGACCTACGTCTGGGCCGCCCGTTGTTGGCGGCTCTGGCGCTGCTGGCCGCGCTGGACTGGCTGTGCCAGCGCCTGCTGCCCCCGCCGGCGGCACTCGTGGTGCTGGCTGCTGCCGGCTGGATCGCGTTGTCCCGCCTGGCGCGCCCTCCTCGCCTGCCCGTGGCCACTCGCGCGGTGCTCATCACCG GCTGTGACACTGGTTTTGGCAAGGAGACAGCTAAGAAACTGGATGCCATGGGCTTCACGGTGCTGGCCACTGTGTTGGATTTGGATAGCCCTGGTGCCCTAGAACTGCGTGCCTGTTGTTCCCCTCGCTTAAAGCTGCTGGAGTTGGACCTGACCAAGCCAGAGGACATCAGTCGAGTGCTGGAATTCACCAAGgctcacaccacaggcactg GCCTGTGGGGTCTGGTTAACAATGCTGGCCTCAACAGCGTAGTGGCTGATGTGGAGCTGTCTCCAGTGACAACTTTCCGAAACTGCATGGAGGTGAACTTCTTTGGTGCACTTGAGCTGACCAAGggcctcctgcccctcctgcgTCACTCAAGGGGACGTATTGTGACCATTGGCAGCCCAGCAG GAGACATGCCGTATCCCTGCTTGGCAGCCTATGGCGCCTCTAAGGCCGCTGTGGCACTGCTTATGGACACATTTGGCTGTGAACTGCTTCCCTGGGGTATCAAGGTCAGCATTATCCAGCCTGGCTGCTTCAAAACAG AGTCGGTGACCAATGTGAACCTCTGGGAGAAGCGCAAGCAACTGCTGCTGGCCAACCTGCCTGGAGAGCTGCTGCAGGCCTATGGCGAAGACTACATCGAGCACTTGCACGGGCAGTTCCTGCATTCGCTCAGAATGGCAGTGCCTGACCTCAGCCCAGTTGTAGACGCCATCATTGATGCACTGCTGGCAGCTCAGCCACGCCGCCGCTATTACCCAGGCCGTGGCCTGATGCTCATGTATTTCATCCATCACTACCTGCCGGAGAGCCTACGACGCCGCTTCCTGCAGAACTTCTTCATCAGTCACCGTCTGCCCCGAGCACTGAGGTCTGGCCAACCTGGCCCGGCTCCTGCTTAG